Proteins encoded within one genomic window of Flavobacterium oreochromis:
- a CDS encoding phosphoribosyltransferase domain-containing protein — MDTNIILNNKEIEFKIKRIAYQIYETFIEEEEIIIAGIQGNGSILAQKLVGILKEITPLSIQFCEVRIDKKNPSSPIQTSLLKEQYSNKGLVLVDDVLNTGTTLIYGVKHFLEVPLQKFKTAVLVDRNHKKYPIKADFKGISLSTSILEHVHVVFENNNQYAYLE; from the coding sequence ATGGACACAAATATTATTCTTAATAATAAAGAAATAGAATTTAAAATCAAACGTATTGCATATCAGATATACGAAACTTTTATTGAGGAAGAAGAAATAATTATTGCAGGTATACAAGGAAATGGAAGTATATTAGCTCAAAAATTAGTGGGTATTCTAAAAGAAATCACACCTTTATCTATTCAATTTTGTGAAGTAAGAATAGACAAAAAAAATCCTAGCTCTCCTATACAAACAAGTTTACTAAAAGAACAATATAGTAATAAAGGACTTGTACTAGTAGACGATGTACTTAATACAGGAACCACCCTTATATATGGAGTAAAGCATTTTTTAGAAGTTCCTCTTCAGAAATTTAAAACAGCTGTACTTGTAGATCGCAACCATAAAAAATACCCTATAAAAGCTGATTTTAAAGGAATTTCTCTATCAACTTCTATCTTAGAACATGTTCATGTGGTATTTGAGAACAACAATCAATATGCTTATTTAGAATAA